The DNA region ctcTAGCCTCTCCAGCATCCACACCTATTTCAGGCCCACCCTCCACCATTTCAGGATCAAACATGGGGAAAACGTCATGTAACATGGTTGTCATCCCACTAgagcctttatttatttggtcattattattttgggcaTCAGTAGCATGGTAAGATGCCCACCCTATTCTCTCCCCATGAGCATGCCAAATGGTGTAACCTTGAGAAGTTCCATAgctaatcaaatgatcatatacCATGTTGGGGATGAACACCTTACGTAATCTACATTTTCTACAGGGGCAACAAATCGACGAATTTGTATCACAATTCTCACACGCAAACTTCAAAAACTCATTGACACCATCGACATACTCTTTTGTATGTCGAGGTtttttcatccaacttttgtccatagcttaactatattttaaatatgaaaacagAAATCTATGAGAATGCAAGATCATCAATAACTTAAAACATAGtatggaaaataatttaattgtatgagtaaagcaaaataaagcttaaatttgcatataatcAGAAGCATAAATTTGCATATAACCAGTGTATGGAGGGTTATGCTAAGAAACCAACCACAAGAATAAATAAGCCAATAAATTTTAACACTTGCACCACCACAAGGATAAACAAGCCAATAATGCTTACGGTGAtaaattttaacattattaCAACCACAAGAATAAACAAGCAGTTGACTAGGCTTTTACGTGGATTtgaagttatattttatatgaatacAAATAGCAACCCATGATTCATGACAAATGTTTAGTTCATTTCAGTATTCAGAGCAGAAGGCACTGAAAAAACTGAGTTCAGCCCACTATGTAcccacaaagagagagagagagagagagagagagagagagagagagagagagagagagagagagagagagagagagagagagagagagagagagggagggtgcttaaatttaaatttcaacttcaaaacaatAGTGCAACAGTACTTCTGAATGATTTAGcaattaaatattgttttggGCCTCATTCTCTCATAAACAATGAAGTCTAGATGCCGAGATAGTTCATCGATGTAACTAATTGATATGGCCTGGAGACTGAGGAAATCAACAGGATTAATTCAGAATTTACTAACTTGGAGGATCGATATGCTGTCATACCATTGCTGATCACCCTTAATTCCATGACAAAAAAGGAAAGGATCGGATGAAAAAGGGATCGAAAACAACCAGCAGCCCCTCATGATAAACCTAATTTTAATCTAATGCAATAAAGTTTATGATTGTTCACCAATTAATTaccctaaagaaaaaaaaaagaaagcataaAGAATATTCTATTCTCCCCAAAGAATTTTCCCATGTTTAAGAGTAGTACTCTAGTAGCTGTGGATCGATAACTGGGAGTGCTTGAGGATTGATACATATGCGGCATATGCCTGCTAAATTAGCTTACAGGAACTAATTCATAGCTAAAGATCAGATAGTTcctcaaaaatatattaatatatatttatatatatagaagctcATGCTAATTACTCGTATCGTGCCCCAGagtgtaaaagaaaaatatgcatttCCCTTGATAAAAAAGCCATTATAGATTAATCAAGTACCACCGCCATAATTACCATctaactatcatttttctaattagAAATTTATCTGAGACACGCCCATAATTTATCTAAGGGTAAAATTGTAATTTCAGAACAATTTTACGTACTCCATGAAGAAACCTCTACGTTGAACGTCCATTACcaaacggagagagagagagataaaccGTTAAAGAGAAACGCGAGGGAAGAGATGGTGAAGCTTACCGTGAGACACAACGTGGTTGGCCTCTCGGTGTGGTGGTCGGAGTGCTTGGAAAAAGGGAGATCGGTGGATGCTCTGTTTCAGGTATAGAAAAACAAGGGACAAACGGGATGAGTGGGGTGGTTTAGCTGGGCCACATGGTGACTGGGCAGTGGCTAGTGGCTTCCGTGCTATGGAGGAGATCTCGGCACATGCACGAGTTTTCCATTCTGGCCAATGCTGCGCGACGGAATATTGGAGTTGAAGGGTTGGTTTTGCATGGCTGTGCAGTATGGTTTTGCGTGGAGATCTCGACACATGCACAAGTTTTCCGTTCAGACTGATGCTGTGAAATGGATTGGAGTTGAAGGGCTGGTTTTGCATGGCTGTGCTATGGTTTTGCGTGGTTGTTGAAGGAGGAAGGGCTGTTCTGCAACTCACGTGGGTTTGCAATGCTTATGGCGGGGGAGAATGAAGGGGTGGGTGCTCAATGCGTAGAGGGATATTGCGTCGGCTTGAGGTTTCTTCATGCAGGCCAAATCTAACCGTAGTATATGtaggaaccaaaaaaataaaaccttgGGGAAATGGAAGTGATATAAGCGTGCATAGAGTCTATGGAGTTGTGTGTGAACTTGTGCAACTCGTGAAAATAAAGTgatgaaaacaaataaataaataggctCTAATTTCCTGAATTTTGGACCTCAactcaaactaaaaaaaaaaataattgaacttATTTAAAGATTATCTCGggcataaaaagatttttaaagtgCTAATTATTAAACCCAAGGTTTTATcataaacaaccaaaataaagaTTGTAGGCCCGTAgtctatattttaaaagatatttgaaaactcaaatggTATTTTcacacattttatttattaaaaaaaattgaaaaaaacttGGCATTGGACTCGGGTGTTACATATTGACTACTGCAATCCCAGTACTAGGCATTTTCATTAAAAGATCACATGATTTATACAAATAATCATGTGGAGGCATTGATTTGTGGATGCGTTGATTTGTGGATGCACAATGTGAAAAATTTAATATGGGAAGTATAGAGTATATAGTAGTCGGGGCCTCGCCTCCCACTACCCTGCCACCGTCTGACCTACCCCGCATGGATTAATAGCCCATGCGGAGGCGGgttgaatatagatatataaaatttgttaaaaacttaaagttgaattcaagttaatccaaaatacaacactaataagtttatatttttttaaatgtataaattttaattaataatttaaattatattataatttgagtCTAAAAAAATTCTTAGACATTGGGTTGAGCAGGGGGTGTTCGGGGTGGGGTGTTGTTTGAACCCCACCCCCCGATAGCGGGGAGGGAATCACATGGTTGAAATAGGGAAATTGAAGGGACATTGATCTGTGGATGCCTTGATGCATaatgtgaaaaaattaatatgggaAGTATAGAGTATAAAgttaaatttgttgtagtgttatCTACTAGTAACCAGCAGAGGCTAATGATCACTTGCAACCCATCCAATACCATTCATTTTCtagagtatttaaaaaaaatctaaaccgtgacatacatatacatatgtcAGTAGGCTAGAAATTAAATATCATGTTTTCATTCAACCTATTCAAGATATTAAAATGTCAATAGGCTATCTagaaattaatatcatgttttcaATCAAGATTGAGATCGCATCGCTCCAAAGGATTAGCATAAACAAGGTGATGACTATTAACTGACAACAATtactaatttctttaaaattagaAGAAGTAAAGTGTAAATGCcttattatattcaaatacctctaattttaaagaaattagtagctactattttttaaaagttggtAAGGCTTATGCACGTGATGATTAATTGAAGAAGCAGGTTAGATATCGACAAGCAAGCAATTTACGATTCCAAAAGCATAGACTATGATCTCTCATTTTCTATATAGGTTGAGAAACATAAAGCCAAACTAGAAACTCAAAATAAGGAGAATGCAACCTTGGAAACccaagtaaataaatatgagaggAAACCGAAGGGGACTGAAGTTATATAAAATGGGCTAAAGTTAAATAAACCTGAGAGGAAACTGAAGGAAacctaaaatttataaatatatataaaatgggacaatagttaaaaattttagaattgataaattttatttaataattactgCTATTAATGcaacatgaaaaataataataataatgaaacatAAGTACCGCTGAAGAGGAAGGCTACGTGGGAAGAAatggtaaaaaaagaaaaaaaaaaaaaaagggaagaagaataGAGTTTGGGAGAAGCCAAAGCTGAGGGAGTTTCATCAGAGAGTGTTTGCAAGGAAGAAAATAGAAGTAACACTTGGAAGTCTACGTCAACCTATAATGGTTTTAGTAAATTTCAGTGAATTCCATTTCATACATTAAGGTTTAATGGTAGAGTTGTATATATCCATGTTATTCAAGCAGGAGCGAATGAGATTAATCTAActgcattttattatttaaaactagatTTTAGGAGTTTGTTTAAGGTCTAGTGgtcaagttctatatatttgcTGTCGAAGATCTTAAGCAATTTCTTGATCATTCGATCTACAAGTGTTAGCCTCGTACTCTGGCTAGGTTACCACAATTTGATTGCCAATATAGTACCGTGTTGAAAGGTTTGTATTGATAGTATGTTTATATcattaatagtttagtataactatatcactataattaatagtatcataagtgatatagtattagtataactaatactatagtgatttatatatagacttaaagtattttacttataatggtattagactattagtataaggccataaagtatattaatatacattatatactaattaatatacattatttactaatataattatcaagaagaatatattgaaaatttattaaatgataaaatgttattaatatatatgttatctttaaagcatatgattaaataaatattcatgtttaaggttacaataaattaataattgtcatatatatatttttttatattaacattatcttttatataacataattataaatattatataatataatttataaaaaatattatattaacctTTCAGTTATACATAGGATTGGAATATTTGGATCAAAGAGTAATAAGCAAGCATAATATTATAAGTTGGCGCCTTCAACCCACCTCAAATATTTGTACATACCCACACATATAATTTCCCTTAAAATAtggtcaaaacaaaaactaagttGGTGCCTTTAGCTCacctcaaattttcataaaatttaaatttccctCCCACGGCTTAACACACTGCAAACGTTCCTCATTCCAGCTTATAAGCGCATCTTATTCCTTCTTTTTGCTTCTAGGGTTTCAAAGTATCAGCCAACAAGTTTACCAGCACCACACACATGCCATCAACCAATAAGATGCAGCCCCAATCCAATCGAGTCCTCTCCTGCACAAAGGAAGTCCCTCCAACCAGCGCCACCACCTTCTGCACTTGGAAAGATGCATCGGAAGCCACATGTGAGATGCCAATTCTAGAACCACCAACCACCTGCATATAAGTACTGAACCAAACTCTGTTTTAAGCAAGAAGAATAGAGCATTGTTCTCTAAACCGAGGGCCATGTCTTGCTATAGTTGGGCCATGTGTTTCTGCATATATATAAGCATAAAAAATCTTCTTTGATATTCTCATGGCATTGTTTCTGTGTATGCTTTCTCTACTTCAAAAGCTatgaaacaatttaaaaaaatttaatcgttTTGACTTATAGAGAGCAATGAGTATTACTCCATCCATGGCACATCAAGTGATACAGGTACCAGGTTGCCATATTTCTATTAGTATATGCATCTTCTAGTTCTAGACAGCGAGTTCATTTCCATCAACACTACTAGCAAGTGTCTCCTTAGTGACTTTTCAGGTTCTTAGATTTGGGACATATTACCAATATGTGGTGGCTCCATATAAGGCTGATGTATAGCTGGCATATCTATGCAGACTTGAAGCTATAAAGGGTGGTATCATTTCTGTGATTACAAAAGATAGTGATCTAATAGCATATTGTTTCCAAGCTGTAAGAACTACCCATAAATTTTTTGACATGATGCAAATGGAGGTCTACTGTGAGCTTCTTGATGACTtgatcttcattttgtgtcattTGATAACTtgatcttcattttgtgtcattGGACTTAATGTAatctttatattttgatttgcATTCAATATCACATATTTTCTTCAAGATGGACCGATTTGGCAATggtttcatacaaaatatcacCATGGTTAGTTCATTAGCAATCGCAAATGTAGTTGGTGTTACAATGTCTGTAATGGGTTGTGGTGCAGGTAGGAATGTAGCAAGCTTGGAGAAAGTAATAGAACTAAGGAAGGTGGTTGACCTCAATGAGGATGataaattttggaaagaaatgCTTCCTGAAAATTTAGACTCTCAAGAAATTATAGTCCTCTCCAAATTTGTTGTAACTGGAACAGACAACCAGCTGAAACACATTGAGAAGATATTTGGTTCTGTGGTTGTACACCTTCCTTCTCAAAATTAAGCTTATTCACCGTGTATGTTTGTTACAACTAATTATaacttcactcttttttttacGAAGTTCCATTGCTTGGAAGGATGCAAAATATGCTAAAAAAATGCGAATATCTTAGAGATGAACTTGAATTGACTCAGAGATTTGGAAGTCTTGATATGTGGAGGTGAGAGTTTTACTTGCATCCTAACTAGCTTATTTAGATAAGAAAACATTAGTGAATATGGTGTTTTAAGCAATGTGCACATTGTACTGATTTCTAAATGccgttaattaatgcaatgagCCTATAACATATTCGTAGTAGCGTTTATATTAATgtcgttaatttaaaaaatgtgtcgGCAATGAATTAGTGGCAGCGTTTACAATAAGCCgcaatacaaaaaacaaaaactcatgttGGCGTTTAAATAAACgccgttaataaattcaatatgctgccaatgtactattagtgacatttaaataGTGGCGGCGGTCAAATAAACACCATTAACAAATTCAATGTGCCACCTCCAACGTagtattagtggcatttaaataaatgcgccaatttatatgatgcttCGGCAATATAGTAGTAGCGGCGTTTATGATAACGCCGCTAGAATATGCCAAGGGATGGCAATGATAAattggcagcgtttcaagaaacgCTATTAATGTCGATATTATGGTGGCGTTTCCAGAAATGTCGCTAAATTGTAAACAAATGCCActaatgaaatttacaaatacCAGCATTTGCGCAAAAGCCAGAAAATGGAAATAGCAACCCTCCATTACCGGCAGACGATTACGCCCTTAGAAAAACGCCACAAATTAATTAGTGGCATTTTTTTGGACAGTTGCCGGCGCATAACCAACGCCGGCAAATCTGGGTAGTGGGCCTCCTGGTTTACCATTAACAAGAACTGAGTATGAAACAGAAGACACACACTTCATAACCAGCTCTATCCATTTGGAACAAAAACCCAATTTCTCCATGACAACTTGCAAAAAATGCAATTCAAtcctatcataagcttttgacatatcaagcttgATGGCCATATTCCCTACTTTCCCTTTCTTCCTCACTTTCATGGTGTGCAAAACCTCAAAGGCTACCATGATATTGTCAGTGATTAATCTCTGAGGAATAAAGGCACTTTGGTTAGGAGAAATAATAGCATTTAGCACACTTTTTAATCTATTTGGCGTTACCTTTGCCCTTATTTTGTAAGCCACATTACAGAAACTTATAGGTCAGTAGTCACTAGCTAGTTTATGATCTTTTTTCTTGGGGATGAGGGTAATATAAGTGTAATTAGCAAGAGCAATTAAAGAATTACCATTTAACCAAGCCAGAATTGAAGTACATACTCCTTCTCCTATAAGATGCCAGTGTTCCTGGTAGAAGCAAGCCTCAAAACCATCAGGTCCAGGTGACTTGTATGGAGCCATATTCCTCACAGCTGCCTCAACTTCCTCTCTAGTGAAAACTTTGGATAGCTGTTCATTCATGCTACTGGTAACAGAAGGTGCCACACTTCTCAGACAATTGTTAATCTCACCAAATCCAGGCTCAGAAGAGAAAAACAACTTCTCAAAATAGGACTTGAAAATCCCTGCCAAACCTTCAAGACTAGTGTCTCTTCTATGCATCTCATCAAAAACTTCTTGAATCCTATTAACcttgatgaagcgctaaaactgcatgattaagttacttaagtgaataaattgtttaataaaaaaatgatttaagtacttaattatgcaatagatcgcaatacttgagtcaattgataaattctggtatttttgtgcttaaaaagatttataatacaataacttcacatgacaataaatattccattttttattcctctcataacaagggtagtttgggcaatacacatgcagaaaaatgcacacAGCAAAACAGCAAACAATGCAGACCATTCGGACCACTTGGACAGCACGTTGcaacacaaactcacacatgctaaaagcacACCCACTCACTCGGATCTGCAGCAGCTGCTGCAGCAAGGAAAagcacaatgcacatgcaaacaatgcagaccattcggaccacatggacagcacacatgcagcaggaACACAGCAGCAGAAAGGCACTCGGACAGCCAACAGCAGGAGCACACAAGCATCATCACGTTGGAcacaacacacatgcagaaaatgcaaccatgcagtggactcacacatgcacacatgcagaaaagtgcagaaagcattcggacacatgcagaTCACTCGGACGTTACAGCAGACAGCATCATTCAGACCAGCAAAGCATTCccatgcacacatgcagcagctggacgtgcagcagaTCAGTTATGTGCTGCTggaagcttttggcatgtgaagctgagagatggaaggAAGTTGAAGACAACAAGATGCTAGAACTCACAGATGAACGTGCAGCAACAGCAGAGTAGCTTTTggagttatttttttctttctttcctttttcatttcaaaCGGGGGCAGTTTATTTATCTTGCTTGTTGCTTCATTTCAAGGGAGTTCGATAGCTTAGTTTAGGAGCTCttaagtttttttctttctttcttttggtagagtagcttagcttagattttattttctttcatttgttttctttttcgtttaagctAGGAGTTGAGTAGcttagtttgtatttttattttctttcttttgttttagtttttgcgcagcgagtttatttttcttgcactttcttttggtttttttttattcggctacagcagtagcttaggtTGGAGTTCattactttctttcattttcattcggtgttgcagcagttttatttttatttcattttcatttcagacagtatctttatttttattcggctatttcttcgttttatttttcatggttgctcttcattctattttctgcaatttacgtttcagtttttattttagtatttgttCTCCTGCGGGCAGCGGCAACATCTTTAGGATTTATCTCATTCGGATATTTTCTCAggttttgtcatgactcaacgtagatttatttttatcgctAGAAACAtaatgtgtagctaatttttgaagcttgggttgtggaacgaagcttgatttgttttggattctagatcgatgaaatattttgttgttaattgttgattttactacgttactagtcagatttaaattgaaaacaaattgcggctcttgctcttgttttgttgttgacgtaaggcataacaaaagcttgaaaactatcaaggcctctctcagttgtttgttaatgtgtgtttggctagtaaagtagagaatcccttagaaaaaaaatattgcaaaacttgagcataactttttatcttccgtttatcaatgccttgactggattgttaattgagaaaattatctagaatccgaaataaagagagtctcatactcgacccaagtgttcgttaatttgtttgttttagaaactctaatttcaacttcaattatcttcttacattgcatttggattttattttcatctctcatacttgattcatttgttactcacaaatctcttattcgctctgataacccattgtccctgtggaatacgatcctagacttatccttgatacaacttgacacttctacacttggaagcacatttcaccaagagtcaagtttttggcgccgttgccggggacaactggtgcttattagagcattcctctactgctgagaggacgttgtggagctgtgaacctttttCACAGTttgggtgacatctaattttttttccttctctttgtttatttttcatggtctttgattatctgctcttgtttgtacgactagttggactagagaTCATACATCTCGACTATTTAGGAcacaatcattgacatcttttagctctgcatcatcttctgtagaatcatcatcagacactaatagcatcatggctgaaaatgagcatcatgatagggaagtggagaatccaaacaggactcttagagaatatcttcagcctgttaggactagcacacatTCTTgtatcattttacctattaatgcaaatgcttttaatttcaaacccgggatgattccattgttaccacactttcatggtatggaatctgaaaacccctatttgcatatcaaagaatttgaagaagtgtgttccacattcatggatagaacatgcactgataaagtcataagattgaaactgtttccattttccttaaaagacaaggctaagacatggttgaattccttaagaccaagatccattggaacttggcaagaaatgcaaacggattttttaaagaaattttttcccatgcatagaaccaatgccttaaaaagacagatcatgaattttggccaaaaggatgtggaaacattttatcattgttgggaacgattcaaagaccttttaaatgcatgtccccatcatggatatgaaaattggagggtcattagttttttttatgaggggttgcaaccaaaaatgagacaatttgtggagaccatgtgtaatggagcattttttaacaaagaaccagaagaagcttttgaatattttgattatctagctgaaaatgcacaatcatgggacacatctgatgttcatgataggtcggaaagttcaaggacaatttcagggggtgggaaatataatctgagagaagtagatgatttgaatactaggttggctatgatttctaagaaattagaaaccatagaaatgaagaaagtgaatgaagtacaggctatacctcagattaccttgagctgtaatatttgtgagggccaagggcattcaactaatgattgcccgaccattcctgccttcaaagaagttctcttggatcaatctaatgctgttaatatggttgctaaatctttttcaggtccttattccaacacttacaattcgggatggagaaatcaccctaatttcagttggaggggtgaacaagctgctttacctgcacccaacatagctggtccttcacaaattgtaccctacactaccccaggaggtccaggaccatctcagtatgccaaccacatggtgccagcccagaaaaagaaccttgaagacaatttccagcaattatccaacaatttccagcagctgtccaccaattttcaacaattcatgcaaagccaagctgctatcaatagtcaaaattcacaagccattgctgagattcgagggtcagtcacaaggttgactacaaccatgagtgctcaagagaaagggaaattccctgcacaatctcagcctaatctccaaggccaaaaccaccaatttcaaagtgtggcaggagattcaaatgtcaagcaagttaaggctattacaaccttgagaagtggtaagctgattggcattccagttcaagaggtagaaaagaatggtaacacttctaaacctctttctgaaaatgaggaacatgatcctttgaaatctgaaagtgtcccaagcactacacttgcaccttttcctcaaaggttagcccctttgcataaagataagcatcacgcggaaattcttgaaatttttaagcaagttaggattaatataccattgttagatgctattcaacagattcctacctatgctaaatttttaaaggatttatgtaccgtaaaaagaaaattaaatgtgcataagaaagctttccttactgagcaggttagtgctatcaTTCAGAGTAATACACCACCTAAATACAAGGACCTTGGATCACCTACAATTGCTTGTGTGataggaaattcaaaaattggtcACGCTTTGTTGGGTCTTGGTTCAAGTGTCAATTTATTGCCTTACACTGTGTATGAACAGCTTGGTTTAGGTGAATTGAAATCCACACCTATCATTCTGCAACTTGCTGATAGATCTATAAAAATGCCTAGAggtatagttgaggatgttttggttcaagttgataaattttactatcctgtggattttgtggtgcttgatatgaacttgtcaACTCCATCTACTTTCCAAGCTCCTGTAATTCTTGGTAGACCATTTCTTGCTACATCTAACgcattaattaattgtagaagtggaattttgaaattgagttttggaaacatAACATTGGAGCTGAATATCTTTAATACTTGCAGGCAACCTCAGGATTTGGAAGAAGTTCAGGAAgttaatttgctggaaaatatcATTGATGAGGATTTTCACTTGAATCCTTCTTCCACTGATTTACAATTGTCATTAGAAAGTATTCTAAGTGATGTGAATATACTTGATGATACTTCTAATGTTTCTTTTGCAGGGACTGGTCATGAGGTGCTTTGGCAACCAATGTTTGAAAAGTCGCCACCTTGGGCAGCACCCATAAAACCATTTTCAGATGACAGACACCATCTCATTGGAGAACTCAGGACACTCGAAAATTCAAATCTGagattgaataattttttttatgatgaccttCACTTATTTAAATATTGCTCTGACCAAATGTTTCGAAGATGTTTACccaacaaacacatccaaattaagatttttgatcctggtaagttaaggtttcGGTGGAGTGGGCCTTATTTGGTTAAAACAATTTTCGCTCATGGTGCTATTGAGGTTGTTAATCCTCGAAATGGAAATACTTTTAAGGTTAATAgacaaaggctcaagccttttatttctaattttgcaCATAAAGAacctactctacatttgcttgatcctaattgagggttcttgatctatccatctcttttcattgttttcttttgttcttcagtttttatttttattttttggctgcattcctttcaaagctatccaggtacttccttttcctctttccttcagtttttctttgaattttcggttcttcttttagttgttttgccccttaactgctctttttgtgtaaattctttcgtttctcttgcatcattgaggacaatgctacaatctagttgggggggtggaagagaatttatttctctgtttgcatgccttagacatattttggtccact from Carya illinoinensis cultivar Pawnee chromosome 6, C.illinoinensisPawnee_v1, whole genome shotgun sequence includes:
- the LOC122312670 gene encoding uncharacterized protein LOC122312670, producing the protein MGEGSDKDKGGVIGNDVEFVLATQDSELSSRRGSEEKRGEQLLQIRVSGCAFSMCEFVLQRAVQVVRMRFIKVNRIQEVFDEMHRRDTSLEGLAGIFKSYFEKLFFSSEPGFGEINNCLRSVAPSVTSSMNEQLSKVFTREEVEAAVRNMAPYKSPGPDGFEACFYQEHWHLIGEGRLITDNIMVAFEVLHTMKVRKKGKVGNMAIKLDMSKAYDRIELHFLQVVMEKLGFCSKWIELVMKCVSSVSYSVLVNGKPGGPLPRFAGVGYAPATVQKNATN